CGGAATAATCGTGAGCAAGTCGACGATGTTTAGAATTTGTCGGCAAAACTTGAATTTTTTAGGCGCTGCTGTCAACCGAACAACGTATTCGAAAGTGAACCACGCCATACAAACCTGTGCAGCGACACTGATGTAATATTAATGATCGGTGTTTACATGTGAATGTGATATACGGTATAGGCTACAAGTAGAACTACAGGCTAAACTATACACTTAATTTCGAACCAAGCTTTTGCATGGTTTTTGTAATCTAAAGATTTATAGCTCGGAAATCAGCAAACATTTTGATCATGGAGAAACTACCGTTTCAATTCCTTCTAGAACGTTAATTTCCACCTCTATTTCGTTTTCGTCAATGGTATAATATCCATCGACAGTTCCAATCACGAAAATGGTCAAAGAAAGCAgaataaatgaaattgaaataaacatccatatttttgcaaatgtgGAAGTGGTTGGATCTTCAACTGTTTTCCAAACATATTTCTTCAcctaaaaaatgaattaagGAAGAGTAACTTACAATTAGCCGATACGGCCTCATACACAGTCACCCATgacctttgtttttaaattttacatcaTACAGTATAGACTCCTATCCTATACGCTTGCCGGTTGTAGACTATGTGTTATGCAAAAATGTATTCTTTAGTTTGTGAACTTACGGAATCCCAGTTTTGGGTCAGGTCGTCCCAACCTCCGATAGGGCTTATGAACgtaagtttttcttgttttactaAATATCTTTCCAACTTTATGTCCATATCTTTTTCGTATTTTCCAGAAACAGACAAACACTCCTATGAGGAAGCATATACAAAAGTATTCTTGATTATAACTTATTGAATTCATAAGCATTTACTAGTGGATAGTGTGATTAGACGCCcgtattaattttatcaaagaaACACGATCAACCCGagcacaaaattaaaaatattggaataagATCAAAAAGAGATGGGGTAAATGCAACGTTTTTTCCAGTACGGTATGGGAAAGATAAGAGAACTTATTGCTTTGGTGGAATTATTCAGGCCATTTGCACCAGTTTCGGTGATGATACTACATTCTGTTCCTTTTCGTGATATAAAAACGCCCCTTCGCGTATCCGTCGTGCAAGTATCAAGTTGGCAAAGGCCAGACTAATGAACTTTGACATTAATAAACAAGTCTGTCTCTTCGGCATATTACGTTGTGCTTGTGCTCGTTGTATTTGTAACGATTGGTGTTATTGATTTGCGGTGAtatttgcacattttaaaaagtttacaagCAAACATTTCCATCTGCAATATTTCTACACCAACGCTCCACAGATGTAGACCACTCAATTAACGCACTGTTTCAATGGGCGGTCCTGCTGTGGTTAATAATTTGTCTGGTATTTCGTTCTTCGATTTCATCGATTAACTAAAACTTGGGCGATAGTTCAGATTAGCTAACTGTGAACATTTAGGCTATTTGACAATTAATGCGTAACTACACTTAAGCTTAGTCCCCAGGTAACAATTATTATCTGTGTGTATCATAGTTGCTAACATTCGTCTTTTCTGGTTCTGATTCATTCTTTTTGATTCTTCTATTTTCACTTCTCTTGTGGAAATGAAATTTAGCACATACGTTTATGAACAATTCAGCGTTTACAGAATAAAACTACAATGGGACAATCTGAGCAACTAAGAggtttataaataatttagcTTACAATTTGGGGTCGAAACCAAACCGttgcaaaaaaagcaaagtCTACCTCCAAACGAAGACGACAGCAATTGTCTAGCCATGCTTCAGCCACCGACCAATACACCATTTCCTCACTCAGTCGCGCCATACACACCGACTTGGAGGCATGTATCAAATCTGCAAAAAAGTACGGTATCAGTGGAAAAACTTttggaaaattaaaagtttctGGAGACATTTTTCACTAGCCTCACTCATACGTTAACACTTTAGTGATGTTATTGTCGACAAGTGAAATCGGAAAGTTTtgggaaaattaaaaattgttgaGAATAATTTAGGTGTCGGCTGTCTGTCGTTGCTATGCGGATGCTATTGTCGATAAGGGTTTGTTATAAGATGGATACACAATACACCAACTTGCGGTGGCATATACTGGTCATTTTATGTTCTTACTAAACAATTGATGACATAGTGGATAAAATGTGCACATATAGTCCACGAATTGCGCGTAACTGGTGTACATAGTGTGCGCATAAAGCAGGGACACATTTCAGAAGAACCCGGAATTTTATGCAAAGCAATGTCTGCAATGGTTTGCATCACCGTCACAACACAGTGCAAGTCTACACGTCTTGATTAACAAATGCAGCAACGAGGCTCACGTCCTCTGAAAGCGGACATGATAAACCGAAAACTTTGTGGGTCTCTGTCGAAGAAAAAAGTCACCGCAGTCTGTCGCGGGTTGTAATCATCGCACAACTCGAGAATAGCCGTCCGTGTCAAGTATCTGAAATGCATAAATCGATACCTCTAATCACTTTAGTCAATTTAGCCTCAAACAGCTGATATCATGGCTGAAATTGATTTTGCGTCTAATCAGCTAATTTTCTATGCAGTATGAACTTTAGGACATTTTTACAGTCAATTAAAAGTTTCAACGTTAGTGATAAGCTTAATTAGCCTACTTGTGGTCAAAAAGCTTGGTTAATCTGCACTTGGGAAAATTGTTCATTTGGTGGGACATTACGCGAAATATTTCACCTCCCACATTCACTGCTATGCTTTCATTCATGCTcctgaaagaaaaacaaaaaagatcaCTTGTCCGTTTCCTTCACGGCAGCCTATAATAATTGGTTACGTTGACGGTTTACAAGAATTAAGCACATGGAAACTTAAGCTGTCTTATAAATAAGTAATGATGTTTATTGTGTCGCAAATGCAAGACTACTAAGCCTTACTTTTATCTTACGTTGGATACTATATCTTATCTTAGAACTACCATACAGCCCTTCGTACTATAACCTACGGTTTGTACAGCTCCGACAAAGAGCCTAAAAAATTGGCAGGATAATTTATCTGTCGAAGCCAAACCGCTCCGGCTGTCAACTTAGTTGCTATCTGGTACCCAACATCAGTAATCCGTCCTTCTGGCTTAAAGCGGACTAATATCACTTTCAGTAGTCCTATATGCTTATTGTTCACATAGGCCTATAACCAGTAATCTTTACAGTATACTTATAATCTGAGGATTTCAAATGAACTGTTAACACTAAAAACTCAACTGGTTCGTTCCTTTCGCGCTGTTGAAAATCTCATACGTAAACATTTTCTTGAATGTGCGTATTGCTGCTGAATTTAGTATAATTCATACCAGCAAGGACAAACATGTTACTCGCCTATGCGATATCGGAAACCCCACCCGGCCAACGCAGTTGCTATCTCATGAAGTGTTACTTTTGTCCAACTTGCGCTTTGCTCGTCTGATCGCCAGGTTATTGTATCTGGATATTAAATTGGGCGTCGTTTTACGATGCAATAAACGCTCCAAGGATGCATACTCCCACAATAATTGAGAAGATGACCTCTTTGAATCATTGAACTGTCAACGACTTGAAGCTCTATGACCGGGTCACTGAAGCTATCGACTGTGTTGAAAAAGTCAATAAAAAAGATCTTAAGACGTGCACTAAATTAATTCCAATGCCTTCTTCAAAGTGAGGAGCAAGTCCAACAACAAGTTGATCTcatatgaaagaacactactCACTGAATGttctggtaaaatagttttgaaaaatagttcTTGTTTTGGTAATTGTAgccaaaagaaaatcgcaaaattgGCCTTATTGGTGACGTAGATGAAGGCGCTTGTGATGTCATCGGTAATCACACACAACATTTGCAATACCTACTGCATATCACGCATGTATCTGTTACATCTGTATAAATTGCTCTAACTGCCAATAGGTTGACAGACAGCCTACAGCCCAAACACGGCAACCAGTACGGTATCGGTTTGACGGGTAGCTTACGCAGACCAAAGGCTACCGTAATTCCATGGACGTAAGTGATTAGGCTACCGGATactttatgtttaaaacaatcgcAGTTTATTCAATAACAATGCTTCACGTTGCTAATTTCTTCACATGACGCCTAATTGGACATAGGctaaaccagggatgtccaaccttttattatagtgggccgcattgtcacttgaaataattcaatgggccgcagaacctattatatttcaagaaaaatgggtacataaagtacatacttttgaaatgaaaatgactagcgggccgcacaaaaatctcaggcgggccgcaggttggacatccctgggcTAAACTCATGTACTACAATTCTGACTTCAGGTGATTACCGCGCAAGGaaagcaacagcagcagcatgTTGTCAAGCAACTTGATTAATGTATGACATAACAAGAGCCTTCAACTACGTCACTATGAAGGCCAAAAACAGACTTTTTGCGATTTGTTTTTCCGATAACTACCTAACcacgaattatttttcaaaactattttacccgaatgttcagttaatagtgttctttcatataagatcaacttgcttttggacttgcccctcattttaacgttgttgttgtttttgtctaATAACAGACGCCAACTTTAAATTGGTTCGTTTGCCTGCACGTGATAATAAACGAACTTTTAATTATTGACCGCAAAAGTCTAAActcattcattcatttgtatCAATCGCTACATGCCAATAAACACGAATGGTAAACTATTCACCTGGGAAAAATCCAATAAGAACTTGCTTCTAAAGGTAGAACAAATGCTTTGTATGTTTATAAGATTTAGTACCAATCATTGTTACTATATCTTACTACCCTTTTCATCGTAGTTCTTAACCTACCCAGCATGTATGGGCTCGGTACTACTGTGGGCTACTTGCTGTGGTTAAAATGTTTGACTATACCCAAGCCTTTTTTCATAATTAATCACTTGAATATGCCCATCCCCTCTACAAATGTGTCAAGATTACGTTTACTCGGGGTTATATTTAGGTTTTACGCGATTAAGCAATCTCACCAACTTACAAGATGTCGTGTTAGTACAATTAGCTAAGAATGCAACTATTCAAAATGTATTTAGTTGTTCGTTTATCGGCCTCTTATGGTCCTGCATCTGCCCTCGCGCTAGAGTTTACAGCATGAAGTTGTAGCAATGATAATTATGGAAGTAACCTTTCATTTATACCTTAGTAGTAAACTCTGTAACCTcaaaaaaagaatttattaTCGAAGTATACTGTACCTTCACACATCCTTCAAATTTAGcaattatttttgcaattaatcGTCGATACCTGTGCGTCTCGGATCTAAACCGGTGTTACAATTTTCATTCCCGTTAAACGCATTTCGACATTGTGAGAGTGTAGGAGAGCGCAtggttaaactttttgtatttaatgATTCTTGTGTTGCTGTTGTATTTTGTCCGTGCGTGGCATGTTAGCTGTAtacttaaaaatatattaataaaAACTAATTCCAGACACCAGTATTTTTCGTTTTGAATTTGTTAATCCAATCCTAAAGCTTTGGCGTACAAAGAACAGTTTCATATTGCCTGGAAGATTGTTCAGATTGATGAGCAGTTGAAGGTCATTTGTTTTTAACGCACAGTCATATTTTCTGTCTGTTATTTGATCATATAATCGGTTTTGACACACATTGGTGTAAATTGTCACTATTGTAAATTTTCCCTTTTTAAAAGCACAATTTTCTTTGCAGGTATAGACTATGTATCAACACGTTTTGAAAACCTACGATATTTGACAATGTACGTGTGCATTTGTTTAAAGATAAATAGATGTTATTCccaagaaattaaaataatatctGCTCTCGCATGGCATAAAAGGACAATAAAGAAACAGTTTAATAACTAACCCTCGCTCTCCCCCATAAAGCAATATCATGGACATTCCTGCTTTTTTGTACTAATGGCAACAGATTGGTTTGGGGTTTCCTTTCAGGATAAcagtaaattttataattCCTATAGATTATTATGACTTCACTGTATTCTTGGATTTTCATCTTTCTGGTGCCCTTACAAACCTCAAATTTTCTAGCAAATTTTACTGAAAAgcaaatacaatttttcaaatttatttttgaaaattgcaaaacattcatCCAAAGGTACACTAAGTCATTTCATCGCTAAATGTCGTGGTGAACAGTATGGTGTTGGAGAATATTAATGAAGACTTGTTTATGTTTACTGCTAGCAAGAACACCACATTTGTGTCCTTTAGCATGGTATACAAACATACATGCTTGACAAAAGCATCCCTTCTTCTTCTGAAATTGGTGTTTGTGTGTAGGAAAGCATCTCGAAGGTTGTTTTCTTCATTGACTTGTTTAAAGACATTTTGATAAGTATCTGCAACTTTAATTTCCTGCTTTAGGTACTTAGCCCAGTGTTGCCATATGACACACTGAATCAAAACACACAACAGATAGACGTTttgaaaacttgtttattttcCGGGGTGGCAAAATTATGATTTCAACCGAAAGCAGCACACAATACAGATTCAAGAttataaacacaaaacttttgttttgaagtCTGACACGAGAAGTCTGCAGCGTTTTCCAAAACCTCGTCAGGCGAGGCCTACAGCCCCAAGATAttgtgcaaaaataaaaagacgCTGAAACATTTCTAAGTTGTCATAATGGAAAAGAAGAAATTGTGCTTGAAGAGATGAGACGCAAATAATCACGCAAGTTTTGTGCCACTAACAAGCTTGTGGTGACAACTCAACATCCTAATCTCAAAATATCTTATGCTTATGTGTCGTGGCTCAATTCACAACCATCGTCGTTACCTTTCTCGATACAACAAATGGAATGTTTCGTTATGAGCTAAACGCTCGACATGGGCGTAAAGGCGGCTACAAAATGCATGCAAAGAGCTAATCATTACCAGAGCCTAAACACAATTGTTTTACTGGAGCCAAGACACAGGGGTGCGTGGTTTAAGCGTTGTGTGGGGAAGTCGACTGAATGGCACAAGATTGCTTGACGGGGGCTCATTATACGTCTCATGGAAACAATTACAACGGCTTATAACACTGAAGATTGAAATATGCGCCCTAAATATAGAAAATAttcaaatagaaaaaaaaagaattaataCGTTTCGTGGGGCGAtgcagaaacgaaaaataaCGTGCTTGTCTCTCGATTTCAACTAAACGGAAGGAACACTTTTACTTATTtgattacaataaataaaaaagagagATCATATTTCGATGCTCGAGCTTAGAGCGTGAAAACGGAACACAGTGCGAACTGAAAAGACGGTTTAATTTTTCTACCTTATAACGACAGAGAAGAATTTAGACAGATGACGATGGTGATGGTGAAGTGGACGACAGCCCATGAAGATAAAACTGACCGTTACAGTAAGGGTCAGTTGTTAAAGTCACAGTTGCTGACGTAGTTGGTACGTCATTGGTCTGCTTGGTTTTACGACCACGTGACACGTTCGGGTCGGCATCGTCGTCAATGTAGCTAAGGGGTCCACCTTGGATTTTATCGGCATTACGTTGGAAATTGGCCGGGTTTGAAGCGTTCGGATCCGGCCGAGGGTTTGATCGTTCCAGTCTGTGCAGTTTGCGTTCGAGTTTGTTGATGCGCTTCTGTTGCTCGTTTACCATGCAGTCCTTGCTGTCGAGCATCGCCTGAAGTTCAACCCGTTCCCGTTTGTGATCAGCCTCTAACGCGGCCATCctgtaaattaattattgattcACAATCATAATTATTTGTGCGACGGTCCGTAACAGAACTACCCGCTATAGTATCAAAGCTATCATTAATTAGTTTCGATTAAATAGAGGTTACAGTGGTAGTGCCAGCGCGGTCAGTTTTCACTCACTGTTGCAAagctttttgaaaatgttgttCCTTTTCGTCGGTCTGTCTGCGGTACTTGGCTTCTCGCTTCTCGCTGTTGCGGAGCTGAGAAAAATGATCCCAAAATTACGAAGATGTCAACTTACATTTTCGGTTCACAAGTTACTTTAAGTAAAACAGCGAAGCCATGCCAATATTATGGAAAGAAAATAAACGAAATCGGgcgaaaaaaagcaaaattttagcGATCGCAAGCAATTGGATGAAGGGCGGGAAAAATATGCGGACATTTTGCTGACAAAATCCGCTAAACATCGGTACACTGCCATGTACCTTTTCGATCAGGGTGGCCTCTTTTTGTTCCACGTTTCTCCTGACGTCAGTTTCGCGCGCCCGGAGGCGTTCGACTTCGGTTTCGAGTCTTATTATCCGGTCTTCGTACTGACGTAAGAACAAAACCAGGcattaaataaaagaaataaactcAAAAGTGGTCCCAAAGTCAGTGCAAATTGCGAGTAACTCGTTGTGAATAATTTGGCGTTACGCATGCAGCGCGTTATATAagacatgcaaaatttaaagaaaaaattattaaacatgCATGTTGTGCGTAGTAAGTTGTCACTTGTTGTGTCTCAAAACCGGAACTTACGTCTTTCGGAGTTAAAACAACTTCCATTTCCTCTTCCTGCTTCAAATCCTTGCTTGGGGTCGACACGTTGTTTAAAATCCACTGAGCAGTGCGCGCTTCCGGTGATAATGGTCCTTCCGGTGTGTTGGGCGGAAATGCAGCCGGCGAGTCCGAAACCGGATGGGAAGGATTTTTTTGACCTTGATTAACCCCTTTCTGATGGCTGCCACGGCGCGCCTGTGATTTGATAACCAGTTGGGTAAAATACAGTCATGCAACATCGTTACTGCGACTAAACTTAACCGCAGTCTACGGTTTCACACTCACCTGTCCTGATGACTGATTGTGGTGAGATTTTGACTGGGAATTAGATGTAGGAGCATGCTTTGACGTTTTCACTCTGTTCGCGTTGGAAGTGGCAACAACCACGCGTGATTTTACTGCGGTGACCGGCGCCGTCACAAATCCGTCCGGATCTTTGCTCATAACCGGGGAATTTTCAGCTGAAAATTGCACGGTGTAAGTTTATTCTTTCAAATACCTGCTTTGAGTTTCAGATTTTATCACAGAAACATATTCCACGCAACCTGGTCTCACGAGTAACGCATCCTCACCTTTGTTACGTCCCTGGCGGTTATTTTGTGGAGCCATTTCCGCGTCTGTTGTTTCGTTTAGTTCTAAAATCGCCTCTTGGTCGACTTTCAAGTGAAAACTTGGATATTTGCCGCCTTCCTCACTCAAGTGGAGTGACTTTATGTTGTCAGCGCTTCCACGACGTGGTCCCTGGTGAGGCCACTTAGGTGACAAGCAAGGCACTGACGTTTTTCTGCCGCCGAAAGAACTTCCTCCTTTTGAGAGTTGCACAGTGGCGTTTCTCGGTTTCGGCTGCGGTTTATAAATGTCTTCCGATTTATTTCCGCGCTGGTTTTGCGATTGAAGACCAGTTTTAAGATGCGCGTTAGAAACTGAGGTCGAAATTGTTTCGACCGACATTAGCAATTGGCTGTCTTCGATCCCGTCCATTTCAGAACGTCCTTCGCGGCTTTTCGAAGCGTTTGAATTCGGCGTACGGCGTTGCTGATCCCGAGCGTGGTAGGGAGTAGGTTGTGGAGATTCAGCATCACTTAAGCTGTTGGTACTTGTTGACGACTGACGCGACGAAAGCGACGAGACGTTGCTCTGCGATCCGTCGCTTGACATACTATTGGTACCGTCCTTTGGACCTCGTTGCGGACCTCTTGGACCCGAGTAAGAGCGCCCGGGGCTCGAATCCACGACGAAACGGGTTGGAGCAGAGTACGTCACCGTCTCTGTTGTAAATACGGTCTCCAGGTGGCGCTGTTGTGACATGGCTTGGAGTGGATTGCTGAAGGACAAAGGCGCATGATCTAGAAATGAAAACCATTCATGAAGAATCTGCAAACTAAACATGTTCATTCATGATTGACGGCTAGCTTTAAGAGCTATAGAACCGAGTCACCGGTCTGACTTACTTTTAACATCAGACTGTCTCGCAGGCGCGGTCGCGGTTGGATTGTTTTTTTTCGAATGTTGTTTTTGGCCGTCATATGATTGCTGGATGTTAAAGGTGTCGTGCATAGCGGGGACCGAAGCCGGGGTGCTCCGGTTCAAACCCTTCTGGGCCTGGTAGGCAGGGTTACTGAACATCAGGGGTGGTCTCTCACCGTACTGCTTGCCccctgatgacgtcatcaagttTTCCGTGGACGAGAGTGTTTGCCGGACGCTCCCATGGGATCCGgcgttgttgttgttgctattctgaaaatgtttggaaagttttacaaaGCGGAAAAATTGAGTCTCTTTTCGTTTATCTATTCACTATATTGTGCAAGAAGTCCTGTTTCCATCGCGATTTATTTCATTGAACAATCAAGCCCAGCTTCTACAGAGCGGCTGTTCTTGCCAGAATTACTGCATCTTACGGCACTCTTCAATACTGATCATGAGAGCTTACTgccaataatttaattaatagcTCAGTAATAACAAGTTACTGTCAAGTTAATACTGACTGGAATAGAGTGGTGGCTTCCGTGGTGTGATGGCGTGTAGGCGTTGGCTGTGGTAGATGGCACGTCATACTGACCATCTTCTGCAGCGTTCACAAACTCCCGAAGATTGAGCAGCGAGGTTGCGGCACTGGATGGAAGACGATTCCGCCTGTCTATCATCGGAGTGTTGCTGCATCCAGCGGGGCGAACTTGATCCGCATCACTAGAAAAATGAAAGAGTTCagaagagaagaaaagtttttgcgaTTTGAATTCATCACTTCTTCTGATCAGCACAAAGATGAGGAAGAAAAATCTCTTGCACTTACTGTGTAAGCGCAACATCCTCGACAATTTGAGTTAGGTCTGGACGCTCAAGTTTAGAAGGTGTGCTGTAAGGTGACGAAATTTTCCCAGGATTCTCAAGTGACTCAGAGACTTTATCAATGATGTCTGGTAGTTCTCCTAAGGCGTCAATAGTTTTCTGAAAGCCAAAGGAATAAGTTATGAGCCAATCTATAATTATGACTTAATATTTCAAGACCACGTTAGGACAACGATGTGcgttaatttaataatttgttttaagattaaACAGATCTGTCAACCGCAAGATTCAACTGTGATTAAGGATGGCAAATACAGAACATCTGACACCACCACTACACAAACCTTGTCAAGTGTAGGCATAAGTTCAACAAAGAATGCGTGAAGTTTGGCGAATTCCTTCCCGAGATCAATGAAACCCTGGAAGCCTTTGTGTAGAGGCGGTAAGGTGGGGTCGGAGACGTTATTAATAAACTCTC
Above is a window of Clavelina lepadiformis chromosome 8, kaClaLepa1.1, whole genome shotgun sequence DNA encoding:
- the LOC143469466 gene encoding uncharacterized protein LOC143469466 isoform X5; its protein translation is MFRTRTKTCPEKIDLRSESTSVHSWDPAPRRNTFSGGKSAGDSARLYKLQKRFRKFFSEDPDMKPEDDVFRYVSFEHSTCSDTTETRRRRQASEDGDAPTTPSKEALPTFLQRKIPPAIRRTKSSKATQGKENRPLLDMTSLMAQSSNLRNTEVELPFFMPAIESPDAIDLSNCSSQFQDGIVRPLHHSILGRDHCFEVVANETTRCFACESAGEREAWIEKIKRAINPNLDNMRRVEHQLILFVQEAKGLPTKKKYFCEICLDRKLCARTTSKWKNDSAIFWGEHFEFSSMPDVRDVTVHLYKDSDKKKKKDKDYIGLVNLEVRSLINQSSVEKWYNLSTPSGNNKSKTGESMALRIKARFLSTRVLPTEQYKAFGEHISLNYLNICRTLGNVIPVTKKDEIARILVHIMHGTGCTKEYMTEVVMDEVEKVEEESLIFRENTIGTKSVEAMLRLVGMKYLYDTLGDFVHALFNMEEECEVDGSRLPPQADLEVNQKNLHMSCEIALCKITNSVGIFPSELREVMASWRVRCEDAGRPRIANRLVTASLFLRLLCPAILNPSLFGLANEVPDPKISRILTLIAKVIQNLANRSRFDKEEYMQFMDKFIREKWDDMGEFINNVSDPTLPPLHKGFQGFIDLGKEFAKLHAFFVELMPTLDKKTIDALGELPDIIDKVSESLENPGKISSPYSTPSKLERPDLTQIVEDVALTHDADQVRPAGCSNTPMIDRRNRLPSSAATSLLNLREFVNAAEDGQYDVPSTTANAYTPSHHGSHHSIPNSNNNNAGSHGSVRQTLSSTENLMTSSGGKQYGERPPLMFSNPAYQAQKGLNRSTPASVPAMHDTFNIQQSYDGQKQHSKKNNPTATAPARQSDVKNHAPLSFSNPLQAMSQQRHLETVFTTETVTYSAPTRFVVDSSPGRSYSGPRGPQRGPKDGTNSMSSDGSQSNVSSLSSRQSSTSTNSLSDAESPQPTPYHARDQQRRTPNSNASKSREGRSEMDGIEDSQLLMSVETISTSVSNAHLKTGLQSQNQRGNKSEDIYKPQPKPRNATVQLSKGGSSFGGRKTSVPCLSPKWPHQGPRRGSADNIKSLHLSEEGGKYPSFHLKVDQEAILELNETTDAEMAPQNNRQGRNKAENSPVMSKDPDGFVTAPVTAVKSRVVVATSNANRVKTSKHAPTSNSQSKSHHNQSSGQARRGSHQKGVNQGQKNPSHPVSDSPAAFPPNTPEGPLSPEARTAQWILNNVSTPSKDLKQEEEMEVVLTPKDYEDRIIRLETEVERLRARETDVRRNVEQKEATLIEKLRNSEKREAKYRRQTDEKEQHFQKALQQMAALEADHKRERVELQAMLDSKDCMVNEQQKRINKLERKLHRLERSNPRPDPNASNPANFQRNADKIQGGPLSYIDDDADPNVSRGRKTKQTNDVPTTSATVTLTTDPYCNGQFYLHGLSSTSPSPSSSV
- the LOC143469466 gene encoding uncharacterized protein LOC143469466 isoform X1, with the translated sequence MVVVQERSCALTDLLHKTFSLIAGLFCWIMKHSLKSDTSLPTQSSSKTLEKRNTHSESKMSPDPDVLKEVLIAENIQPLVKRTKSSEIPPIEVKVKLRTEDKQTSSLRRLISRPSACLLCGAGRRPKSTYRYVIEEDDNNQPSRRKDTTETRRRRQASEDGDAPTTPSKEALPTFLQRKIPPAIRRTKSSKATQGKENRPLLDMTSLMAQSSNLRNTEVELPFFMPAIESPDAIDLSNCSSQFQDGIVRPLHHSILGRDHCFEVVANETTRCFACESAGEREAWIEKIKRAINPNLDNMRRVEHQLILFVQEAKGLPTKKKYFCEICLDRKLCARTTSKWKNDSAIFWGEHFEFSSMPDVRDVTVHLYKDSDKKKKKDKDYIGLVNLEVRSLINQSSVEKWYNLSTPSGNNKSKTGESMALRIKARFLSTRVLPTEQYKAFGEHISLNYLNICRTLGNVIPVTKKDEIARILVHIMHGTGCTKEYMTEVVMDEVEKVEEESLIFRENTIGTKSVEAMLRLVGMKYLYDTLGDFVHALFNMEEECEVDGSRLPPQADLEVNQKNLHMSCEIALCKITNSVGIFPSELREVMASWRVRCEDAGRPRIANRLVTASLFLRLLCPAILNPSLFGLANEVPDPKISRILTLIAKVIQNLANRSRFDKEEYMQFMDKFIREKWDDMGEFINNVSDPTLPPLHKGFQGFIDLGKEFAKLHAFFVELMPTLDKKTIDALGELPDIIDKVSESLENPGKISSPYSTPSKLERPDLTQIVEDVALTHDADQVRPAGCSNTPMIDRRNRLPSSAATSLLNLREFVNAAEDGQYDVPSTTANAYTPSHHGSHHSIPNSNNNNAGSHGSVRQTLSSTENLMTSSGGKQYGERPPLMFSNPAYQAQKGLNRSTPASVPAMHDTFNIQQSYDGQKQHSKKNNPTATAPARQSDVKNHAPLSFSNPLQAMSQQRHLETVFTTETVTYSAPTRFVVDSSPGRSYSGPRGPQRGPKDGTNSMSSDGSQSNVSSLSSRQSSTSTNSLSDAESPQPTPYHARDQQRRTPNSNASKSREGRSEMDGIEDSQLLMSVETISTSVSNAHLKTGLQSQNQRGNKSEDIYKPQPKPRNATVQLSKGGSSFGGRKTSVPCLSPKWPHQGPRRGSADNIKSLHLSEEGGKYPSFHLKVDQEAILELNETTDAEMAPQNNRQGRNKAENSPVMSKDPDGFVTAPVTAVKSRVVVATSNANRVKTSKHAPTSNSQSKSHHNQSSGQARRGSHQKGVNQGQKNPSHPVSDSPAAFPPNTPEGPLSPEARTAQWILNNVSTPSKDLKQEEEMEVVLTPKDYEDRIIRLETEVERLRARETDVRRNVEQKEATLIEKLRNSEKREAKYRRQTDEKEQHFQKALQQMAALEADHKRERVELQAMLDSKDCMVNEQQKRINKLERKLHRLERSNPRPDPNASNPANFQRNADKIQGGPLSYIDDDADPNVSRGRKTKQTNDVPTTSATVTLTTDPYCNGQFYLHGLSSTSPSPSSSV
- the LOC143469466 gene encoding uncharacterized protein LOC143469466 isoform X9 is translated as MLCMSNPFEEDVSCFALLNCFQSLMAQSSNLRNTEVELPFFMPAIESPDAIDLSNCSSQFQDGIVRPLHHSILGRDHCFEVVANETTRCFACESAGEREAWIEKIKRAINPNLDNMRRVEHQLILFVQEAKGLPTKKKYFCEICLDRKLCARTTSKWKNDSAIFWGEHFEFSSMPDVRDVTVHLYKDSDKKKKKDKDYIGLVNLEVRSLINQSSVEKWYNLSTPSGNNKSKTGESMALRIKARFLSTRVLPTEQYKAFGEHISLNYLNICRTLGNVIPVTKKDEIARILVHIMHGTGCTKEYMTEVVMDEVEKVEEESLIFRENTIGTKSVEAMLRLVGMKYLYDTLGDFVHALFNMEEECEVDGSRLPPQADLEVNQKNLHMSCEIALCKITNSVGIFPSELREVMASWRVRCEDAGRPRIANRLVTASLFLRLLCPAILNPSLFGLANEVPDPKISRILTLIAKVIQNLANRSRFDKEEYMQFMDKFIREKWDDMGEFINNVSDPTLPPLHKGFQGFIDLGKEFAKLHAFFVELMPTLDKKTIDALGELPDIIDKVSESLENPGKISSPYSTPSKLERPDLTQIVEDVALTHDADQVRPAGCSNTPMIDRRNRLPSSAATSLLNLREFVNAAEDGQYDVPSTTANAYTPSHHGSHHSIPNSNNNNAGSHGSVRQTLSSTENLMTSSGGKQYGERPPLMFSNPAYQAQKGLNRSTPASVPAMHDTFNIQQSYDGQKQHSKKNNPTATAPARQSDVKNHAPLSFSNPLQAMSQQRHLETVFTTETVTYSAPTRFVVDSSPGRSYSGPRGPQRGPKDGTNSMSSDGSQSNVSSLSSRQSSTSTNSLSDAESPQPTPYHARDQQRRTPNSNASKSREGRSEMDGIEDSQLLMSVETISTSVSNAHLKTGLQSQNQRGNKSEDIYKPQPKPRNATVQLSKGGSSFGGRKTSVPCLSPKWPHQGPRRGSADNIKSLHLSEEGGKYPSFHLKVDQEAILELNETTDAEMAPQNNRQGRNKAENSPVMSKDPDGFVTAPVTAVKSRVVVATSNANRVKTSKHAPTSNSQSKSHHNQSSGQARRGSHQKGVNQGQKNPSHPVSDSPAAFPPNTPEGPLSPEARTAQWILNNVSTPSKDLKQEEEMEVVLTPKDYEDRIIRLETEVERLRARETDVRRNVEQKEATLIEKLRNSEKREAKYRRQTDEKEQHFQKALQQMAALEADHKRERVELQAMLDSKDCMVNEQQKRINKLERKLHRLERSNPRPDPNASNPANFQRNADKIQGGPLSYIDDDADPNVSRGRKTKQTNDVPTTSATVTLTTDPYCNGQFYLHGLSSTSPSPSSSV